A window of the Citrus sinensis cultivar Valencia sweet orange chromosome 9, DVS_A1.0, whole genome shotgun sequence genome harbors these coding sequences:
- the LOC112496330 gene encoding SKP1-like protein 1A — protein MASSSSSSSSSSSEKKIALKSSDGEALNVEKNVALEFEPVKGFLEDNSEGADDEAIVVPLPDVSAAVLSELIPYVKQRLELSAKPVQKKLIKAFDDQFTRHLSDDKLGELMLAANYLGVNYLLDVLCDVTADRIKNKSVKYVREFLGIQNDFTPEEEAELRAQCPWAFEGVDQD, from the coding sequence AtggcatcatcatcatcgtcgagcagcagcagcagcagcgagAAGAAAATAGCCCTAAAAAGCTCAGACGGGGAAGCGTTGAATGTGGAAAAGAATGTTGCCTTGGAGTTTGAGCCGGTGAAGGGGTTCCTGGAAGACAATTCGGAGGGGGCTGATGATGAAGCGATCGTCGTGCCGCTGCCGGACGTCTCTGCTGCTGTTCTCAGCGAATTGATACCTTACGTTAAGCAACGCCTTGAGTTGAGCGCTAAACCCGTGCAAAAAAAGCTTATTAAAGCCTTTGACGATCAGTTTACCAGACACCTGAGTGATGACAAGTTAGGGGAATTGATGCTTGCTGCGAATTATCTGGGTGTCAATTATTTGCTTGATGTGCTGTGTGACGTAACCGCTGATAGAATCAAGAACAAGAGCGTTAAGTACGTGAGAGAGTTTTTGGGCATTCAGAATGATTTCACTCCAGAAGAAGAGGCCGAGCTTCGCGCACAGTGTCCGTGGGCGTTTGAAGGCGTTGATCAAGATTga
- the LOC102628121 gene encoding nuclear transcription factor Y subunit C-2, giving the protein MDQSDQTQQQQQQQQQPVMGVVAGAGQMSYPPYHTAPLVASGTPAVAVPSPTQPPSTFASSPHQLAYQQAQHFHHQQQQQQQQQLQMFWSNQMQEIEQTADFKNHSLPLARIKKIMKADEDVRMISAEAPVIFAKACEMFILELTLRSWIHTEENKRRTLQKNDIAAAISRTDVFDFLVDIIPRDELKEEGLGVTKGALPVVGSPGDMPLYYVPPQHPVGHTGMIMGKPVDQAALYSGQQPRPPVAFMPWPQSQSQAQQQQQPQQQQNDP; this is encoded by the coding sequence ATGGATCAATCAGATCAaacacaacaacaacaacagcaacagcagcagccTGTGATGGGGGTTGTAGCTGGTGCTGGTCAGATGTCATATCCTCCCTACCATACGGCTCCTTTGGTGGCTTCTGGTACTCCTGCTGTGGCCGTCCCCTCCCCAACCCAGCCTCCATCTACTTTCGCCAGTTCTCCGCACCAGCTTGCCTACCAACAAGCCCAGCACTTTCACCaccaacagcagcagcaacaacagcagcagcttCAGATGTTCTGGTCCAATCAAATGCAAGAAATTGAGCAAACGGCCGACTTCAAGAATCACAGCCTCCCACTTGCTAGGatcaagaaaattatgaaagctGATGAAGATGTGAGAATGATTTCAGCAGAGGCCCCTGTCATATTTGCCAAGGCTTGTGAGATGTTTATTTTGGAACTAACTCTGCGGTCTTGGATCCACACAGAAGAGAATAAAAGGAGAACACTGCAAAAGAATGATATAGCGGCTGCCATTTCAAGGACTGATGTTTTTGATTTCTTGGTGGATATTATTCCTAGAGATGAGTTGAAAGAGGAGGGACTTGGGGTCACCAAGGGCGCTCTTCCAGTGGTAGGTTCACCTGGTGATATGCCCTTATACTATGTCCCGCCACAGCACCCCGTGGGGCATACAGGGATGATCATGGGAAAGCCAGTCGATCAAGCAGCACTTTATTCTGGCCAGCAGCCTCGACCTCCTGTGGCTTTTATGCCATGGCCTCAGAGTCAGAGTCAAGcacaacagcagcagcaaccTCAACAACAGCAAAATGACCCTTGA
- the LOC102627054 gene encoding peroxisomal 2,4-dienoyl-CoA reductase [(3E)-enoyl-CoA-producing], translating into MSLESPFKADILKGKVALITGGGSGIGFEISTQFGKHGASVAIMGRRKQVLDAAVSALRSLGIKAVGFEGDVRRQEHAKKVVESTFEHFGKLDILVNAAAGNFLVSAEDLSPNGFRTVMDIDSVGTFTMCHEALKYLKKGGPGRSSAGGGSILNISATLHYTASWYQIHVAAAKAAVDAITRNLALEWGADYDIRVNGIAPGPIGDTPGMNKLAPDEINSKARDYMPLYKLGEKWDIAMAALYLTSDTGKYVNGTTLIVDGGLWLSRPRHLPKDAVKQLSRTVEKRSRDKPIGVPKSKL; encoded by the exons ATGTCGTTGGAATCTCCGTTCAAGGCCGATATATTGAAAGGCAAAGTCGCTTTGATCACAGGAGGTGGTTCGGGAATTGGGTTTGAGATATCAACCCAATTCGGTAAACATGGAGCTTCAGTTGCAATCATGGGACGTCGCAAGCAAGTCCTTGATGCTGCTGTTTCTGCTCTTCGGTCTCTTGGAATCAAG GCTGTTGGCTTTGAAGGAGATGTTCGTAGGCAGGAACATGCGAAAAAAGTTGTGGAATCAACTTTTGAGCATTTTGGGAAGCTTGACATTCTTGTGAATGCTGCGGCCGGCAACTTTCTTGTATCAGCTGAGGATTTGTCCCCTAATGGGTTTCGAACAG TTATGGATATTGATTCTGTCGGCACATTCACAATGTGCCATGAAGCACttaaatatcttaaaaaaggTGGACCTGGGAGAAGCTCAGCTGGTGGTGGATCCATTTTGAACATTAGTGCTACTTTACATTATACAGCTTCTTGGTACCAAATACATGTAGCTGCAGCCAAG GCAGCTGTTGATGCCATTACCAGAAACTTGGCACTGGAATGGGGAGCTGACTATGATATTCGAGTCAATGGAATTGCCCCAGGCCCCATCGGTGATACCCCGGGCATGAATAAACTTGCACCTGATGAGATTAATAGCAAAGCTCGAGACTATATGCCGTTATACAAACTTGGGGAGAAATGGGATATTGCTATGGCTGCTCTGTACCTTACTTCTGATACAG GGAAATATGTCAATGGGACAACTCTTATAGTCGATGGAGGACTTTGGCTGAGCCGGCCTCGTCATTTGCCAAAAGATGCTGTTAAGCAGCTTTCTCGAACTGTGGAGAAGAGATCTAGGGATAAACCCATTGGTGTTCCAAAGAGCAAGCTCTGA
- the LOC102627825 gene encoding SKP1-like protein 14: MAEESSSSCSAQATKKISLKTADGHLFEVEEPVAMEFEIVKSFFDENDDASEDTVVPLPNVSAAPLSYIIEFCRAHVEFRKKRSPKQEVKTFNEEFGKSKSNDELKEMILVANYLNIKDMLDYLTETVANRIKNKSVEYVRKFFGIENDFTPEEEEAARKEYEWAFEGVDPDDDDV; encoded by the coding sequence ATGGCAGAAGAATCGTCGTCCTCTTGCTCCGCTCAGGCAACGAAGAAAATATCGCTGAAGACGGCGGACGGGCATCTATTCGAGGTGGAGGAGCCGGTGGCGATGGAGTTCGAGATCGTGAAGTCTTTCTTCGACGAGAACGACGACGCATCGGAGGACACGGTGGTGCCGCTGCCGAACGTGTCGGCGGCGCCGCTGTCGTACATAATCGAATTCTGTAGGGCCCATGTGGAGTTTCGCAAGAAGAGGTCGCCGAAGCAGGAGGTGAAGACGTTCAACGAGGAGTTTGGGAAGAGCAAGAGCAACGACGAGTTGAAGGAGATGATTCTGGTGGCGAATTATTTGAATATCAAGGACATGTTGGACTATTTGACGGAGACTGTGGCCAACAGGATCAAGAACAAGAGCGTCGAGTACGTCAGGAAGTTTTTTGGGATTGAAAACGATTTCACGCCCGAGGAGGAGGAAGCGGCCAGGAAGGAGTATGAGTGGGCTTTTGAGGGCGTTGATccagatgatgatgatgtttaA
- the LOC102627342 gene encoding DEAD-box ATP-dependent RNA helicase 36: MDEQILLDGNFPLFAKPKSKTRSKPEPQPEPEPESKNAKTAQLEKFTNPDPNSTTTDSTVTFAGLGLAEWAVQTCKELGMRRPTPVQTHCIPKILEGKDVLGLAQTGSGKTAAFALPILHRLAEDPYGVLALVITPTRELAYQLAEQFKALGSGLHLRCEVVVGGMDLLTQAKSLMNRPHVVIATPGRIKVLLEEDPDIPPVFSRTKFLVLDEADRVLDVGFEEELRVVFQCLPKNRQTLLFSATMTSDLQTLLELSANKAYFYEAYEGFKTVETLKQQYIFIPKNVKDVYLMHVLSKMEDMGIRSAIIFVSTCRSCHLLSLLLEELDQEAVALHSFKSQSQRLSALHRFKSGQATILLATDVASRGLDIPTVDLVLNYDIPRYPRDYVHRVGRTARAGRGGLAVSFVTQNDVDLIHEIEAVVGKQLEEFECKEQEVLSDITRVYKARRVATMKLMDDGFEEKAKERKKQKLKMLAEKGSLKKRSEKRKKSGE; this comes from the exons ATGGACGAACAAATCCTCCTCGACGGGAACTTCCCTCTCTTCGCCAAACCCAAATCTAAAACCAGAAGCAAACCGGAACCGCAACCTGAACCTGAACCGGAATCCAAAAACGCTAAAACCGCTCAACTCGAGAAATTCACAAATCCCGATCCTAACTCTACCACCACCGACTCCACCGTCACTTTCGCCGGCCTCGGCCTCGCCGAATGGGCGGTTCAGACATGCAAGGAGCTTGGCATGCGGCGGCCGACACCGGTCCAAACCCACTGCATACCCAAAATTCTCGAGGGCAAGGACGTGCTGGGGCTGGCGCAGACCGGTAGCGGCAAAACCGCAGCGTTCGCACTTCCGATACTCCACCGTTTGGCAGAGGACCCGTATGGGGTATTGGCACTGGTTATAACGCCGACGAGGGAGCTGGCGTACCAGTTGGCGGAACAGTTTAAGGCTCTGGGTTCGGGCTTGCATTTGAGGTGTGAGGTTGTGGTTGGAGGAATGGATTTGTTGACCCAAGCTAAGAGCTTAATGAATAGGCCGCATGTCGTTATTGCTACCCCTGGAAGGATTAAGGTTTTGCTCGAAGAGGACCCTGATATCCCTCCTGTGTTTTCTAGAACTAAG TTTTTAGTTTTGGATGAAGCTGATAGAGTTTTGGATGTTGGCTTTGAAGAGGAATTGAGAGTTGTTTTTCAGTGCTTGCCTAAAAATCGGCAGACTCTGTTATTTTCTGCTACAATGACTAGTGACTTACAAACCCTGCTCGAACTTTCTGCAAATAAAGCATACTTTTATGAGGCATATGAAGGCTTCAAGACAGTTGAAACACTTAAACAGCAGTATATCTTTATCCCAAAAAATGTGAAGGATGTTTATCTCATGCATGTTTTATCTAAAATGGAAGATATGGGTATCCGCTCTGCCATAATATTTGTCTCTACCTGCAG AAGTTGCCACCTTTTAAGTTTATTGCTAGAAGAACTGGATCAGGAAGCCGTGGCACTACACTCATTTAAATCCCAGTCTCAGAGGCTTTCTGCACTTCATCGGTTCAAATCAGGACAAGCTACTATATTGCTTGCGACTGATGTTGCTAGCCGCGGTTTAGATATTCCCACAGTTGATCTTGTTCTAAACTATGATATTCCAAG ATATCCGAGAGATTATGTTCACCGCGTGGGCCGTACTGCAAGAGCAGGCAGAGGTGGCTTGGCTGTTAGCTTTGTTACCCAA AATGACGTAGATCTCATTCATGAAATAGAAGCCGTTGTTGGGAAACAGCTAGAAGAATTTGAATGTAAAGAGCAAGAGGTTCTTTCTGATATTACGAGG GTGTACAAGGCTAGACGTGTGGCGACAATGAAGTTGATGGATGATGGCTTTGAGGAAAAGGCAAAAGAACGCAAAAAGCAGAAACTGAAAATGTTAGCAGAAAAAGGATCATTGAAGAAGCGAagtgaaaagagaaagaaatctGGTGAGTAG